From the Paenibacillus sp. MMS20-IR301 genome, the window CAGGATTACTTCTCCCGGGTCATAAGCACCTAACAGCAGATATGCAGTGAGGCAAATTGTACAGCTGTACGCTACTACAAATACAGTGCCGAGTATATACGTTAAGATTAATTTGCCGGCGAAATAGCATTTACGCGAAACCCCTGAGACCAGTACATTATTAACCGTGCGGCTTGTGAAATCGGTCTGCCAGGTGAACAGGTACACGGGTATGAACATCACCGGCAATACAAGCGTTCCGCTTTTCATCCCCTGCAATATCACTGCAACCGGAGTCTGTTCTCCCGCTGTCTTGACGAGTACAGCAGCTATACATATGACTGCCAGCGTAATGAGCAGCAGCCGCTTGTTCTTCCATACCCGGTAAATATCCGCCTTCAATAACAGCTTCATAGGGCCACCTTCTGTCCGCCTACTACCTGCAGGAAATAGTCTTCCAGCTCTGTCTGCTGGTACAGAAACCGGTATATGGAAATTCCCGCCTCCAGCAAGGCATTGCTGATCCGGATACAGATTTCATCTGAGGCTGTGAATTCGAGGTATCTGTCCTTAAGCTGCACGCTGCCTGTAATGTTACCCTGAATTAAAGCTATGGCCGCGTTATTATCCGAAGTTTCCAGCAGACGGTAGCCGGTTAGCTCCTTCTGCAGATCTTCGTTTGAGAATTCCTGAATTAATGCGCCTTCATGCAGAACACCATATCTCGTAGCAACCAGTGCAAGCTCGGCCAGAAAGTGGCTGGAGATCAGCAGCGTTGTGCCCAGCTCCTGATTAATCTTGGTAATCATCTGCCTGATTTCAATAATCCCCATGGGGTCCAGCCCGTTAACCGGCTCATCCAGGATCAGAAAATCCGGTGCATCCAGAATCGCCAGGCCGATTCCCAGCCGCTGCTTCATGCCGAGGGAGAAGTCCTTTACCTGCTTGCGCTGCGTATGCTCCAGGCCGATGAAGGCTAATGTATCCGCGATCTTGTCCCGGCTGTAACAATTCTTCTGTATACTGCTGTATTTCAGATTCTCCTCTGCTGTCATATCCATATATAACGCCGGGCTTTCAATCACAGCAGCTACCTTCACCTCCGGGCCGGAAAAGCGAAACTCTCCGGAGCTTGGCGTAATGAGTGTGCTCAAGATGCGGATAAAGGTTGTTTTCCCGGCACCATTTTTACCAATCAGACCGTAAATATCCCCTTTATAAATCGTCATATCTATATCACGCAGCACATGGGCTTCTTTATATTTTTTGGAGAGCCTGCTTGTCTTCAGCATAATATCTTTCATCTTTTGTATCACTCCGTTTGGTTTGTCTTGTTCCTGCTGAAGTGATCATAAGACAATCGCGGCGGTTGATTCGCGGTTTTTCCTGAACGGTCCATTTCATTTCCTGTTTGACATGACAAGCTCCCCATTCCAGTTAAGGAAATGAGGAGCGTCTTTGCCATTTTCGTTATTTTATTGGTACATCGTTAACAGTTCTTTTTTACCGCTTCTCGACAGCAGGCATTGTTTCCCGTTCGTCATAAGTACAGTGGAATCTTTATAATTGACCGTGACAATATGGCGTTTATGAATCAGGAAGGAGCGGTGACAGCGGATGAAGCTGCCGCCCACCCGTTCTTCGATGCTTTTCAGGTTATCAAAAAACTCCAGGCAACTGTGCTCCGTGACCAGAAGGACCTTGTGCTTCGCGGCAGACGTCTCGAAATAAATAATGTCATCCAGCTTCATGTAGCGGATTTCATCCGGCTGCCGGATCGTGAAATATTCCGTCTCCCCGCGGTCGCCGGTAAGCATGCGCTCATTAATGCTCATCAGGCATTGCCTGATTCTCGAAGGGATTTGCTGTGGCTCGTCTTTGAGGATATAGTCCATAGCTTCGATCTTATATTTGAAGGTTTCAAACGCCAGCTCACCATGTGTGGTTATGAATATAATGAATCCCCGGGCATCTATCCTTCTGATCTCTTTCGCCAGATCAAAGCCGTTCATGTCAGCGGACAGATCGATATCGAGAAAATAGATTCCCCTCGTCCGCTCCTTCGTAATTCCTTCCAGAATGTCCTGCGGATTAGCCGTAGCCGGCTGCAGCCTCATATCCAGGCTCTCAATCAGTATATATTTCTCAATTACATCCGCAACATGCGTTCTCGCCGCCGGATCATCCTCGCATACATAGACAGGCAGCACCTTAACGCCCACTCCTCTCTTGGTAAGATTTCAAGATTTGCACGAAACACCCGTCCTCTATGCCTGTCTCGGTTACAACATTAGCGTATCTGTTTACAATGGTCCGGTAGCTGTGCAGTCCAATCCCCCGGTTGTCTCCCTTGGTCGAATATCCATTCTTCCAGATCTCACTCACCGAAGGTGCGTTAGCATAATTATTCCGCACAATCAGCACGAACCTGCCTTCATCCTGAATCAGTGCCACCCTTATGAACCCGTCACTTCTCCCCGCAGCCGCTTCAATTGCATTATCGAGCAGAATACCCAGGCAACGGATGAAATCGGTTATCTCCATATAAAGGTCAGAGACGTCCTTCACGGCTTCCAGCGTGAAGTCCACCCGGGCATGCTTGGCTTGGGATAACTTGGCCAGCAGCAGGCCTTTGACTTCATCCAGCTTGACCCGGCTCAAATGGGTCGTTTCCTGAATACTCTGCTCAAGATTATGCTCCAGGTTCAGAATATGCCCCGCAATGAAGCCGAGCGTCTCATGCACCTTATGCTCATCAGCCGTGGCATAGAGACTGGCGATTATATTCTTATAATCATGCCGGAAGCTGCGGACCTCCTGCTGCAGCTGCTCCAGGCTGCCGATATAGGCCTGCTGCTGCTGGAGCATGAACGCCTGCCGCCGGATCTGCTCATTCTTCACTTCGTTACGGTAATAAATTGTCATTAATAACAGCAGGAAGATCACACTGCCGATAATCGTCACAAACGACAATAAGTAGAGCTGCTCAAAGTCCTCTGTCTCGGCCTGAAACTGCACAGACAGGTATTGCATTATTTTAAGCCAGACGAGAATAAAGACTGCCACAAACAAAGTGGTTAGAATACCGCCCCTTCTCACACTATAGATCCGGTCAAACCATAAGCTCAGCTGCTTCCGGCGCAGCATGAACAAACCGCCAGCAGAAAGGCATCACCGGCCAGTGAGATCATTAGCGTCTGCGAATCATACTTTTCCGGCGATAACAGCGAATTAAATGTGGTAGTACTGCCTGTGATGAAGAATGTTTTAAACACTATGTATACGATAATAAAGGCTATGCCCGATGCTCCCGCACTTTGTATTAATGATCCCCGTGATCTTCCAAGCGCCACAACAGCCACAGCAATGACCTGCAGCAGATATGCCGTTAACACCGGATGATCCCAGGACAGGAACAGGGGAACATTGAACAGCAGCATGACGATTAACCAGCAGGACATATATTGCACCAGGCCCATTCTGAGCTGCAGCAGCCTGTCCACAAGATAGAGCTGGCCGAACGCGGACACCCCGTAAAATACAATTGTTAGCAGTAAATTCTCCAGTATGTGCATAATACTTTTCTCCCGGCTTCAGTTCTCCAATCTCTCTCTATTGATTATAACTGCTGCGCTTCGCTTTCCGGAACTCTTTGGGTATTACTTGCTTATGTTTTTTGAAGGATTGTATGAAATGGGTCGGAAATACGGTTAGTGTCATCCAATTATAAAAAAACAAATAACCCGCTAGGCCAAGGTTTCCGGCTAGCGGGTCACAGTTCGTATCGTTAATCAAATAGCGGTGTAGACAAGTAACGTTCGCCGCTATCCGCCAGGAGAACAACAATCTGCTTTCCTTTATTCCCGGGACGCTTGGCAATTTGCGTTGCCGCGTATACCGCTGCCCCGGAGGAAATGCCCACGAGCAGTCCTTCACTTCTGGCCAGCAGGCGTGCCGTTGCGAGCGCCTCCTCATTCTTCACCTTAAACACTTCATCCACAAATTCGCTGTTGTAGTTCTCCGGAATAAAGCCGGAGCCGATTCCTTGAATCCCGTGTGGACCCGGCAATCCGCCGGAAAGCACCGGCGAATCATACGGTTCGACCGCGATAATCTGAACCGGGGCTTTACGCTCCTTCAGCACTTGGCCGACACCTGAAACCGTACCGCCCGTGCCGACACCGGCAACAAAAATGTCCACTTCACCGTCAGTATCACGCCAGATTTCCTCGGCAGTAGTTCTGCGGTGGACCTCCGGGTTGGCAGGATTTTCGAATTGCTGCGGGATATAGGCGTTTGGGGTCTCTGCTGCAATTTCTTCCGCCCGTCTAATCGCCCCTCTCATTCCTTCCGCTTCCGGTGTCAGCACCAGCTCAGCCCCAAGGGCAACCAGAAGCTTCCGGCGTTCAAGGCTGAACACCTCCGGAAGTGTAATAATCAGCCTGTAGCCAAGAGCAGCAGCGGCGAACGCCAGCCCGATTCCGGTATTGCCGCTTGTCGGTTCAATGATGACAGAGTCTTTATTAATTAAGCCCTTTTCTTCGGCATCCTTGATCATCGCAAACCCGATGCGGTCCTTCACACTCCCCGCAGGATTGAAATATTCCAGCTTGGCAATCAGGCTGGCTTCAAGCGCCTGGGTCTGGCTGTATCTTGATAAAGCCAGTAAAGGGGTATTGCCAATCAAATCCGTAAGATTGTGGTGAATACTAGCCACTCAAATCCCTCCATGACATTAATCCATACTTTTTCAATATGGTTTTAATGTTATCATAGAGGATTACGCTTCACAATTCCTTGTTTTACCTTTATCTCCGGTTGAACAATTCCAGCTTGGCATTAACCGGTTATTTTTTTACAGCCCCATACCATTCTCTTGCCCGCTTGGTAACCTCTTCACCGCCTGATTTATTCCACTTCTCGACGAATTCATCGAATTTCTCAATCGGATACTGGCCGATGATAATCTTGGTGGCGTATTCAATATACAGCGTACGGTTCTGGATATCAGCGAAGCCCTCATATACACTGGACGGCATGCCATCACCGGCAATAGACTTCACGTATTGCTGGGCATCTTCTAAATCTTTGACGGTCTGGTCCACAGACCACATATTATCTGACGATGCTGTGCTCTTCAGAAGATCGACAGTGAAATCAAGCGTCGCCAGAGCGGAGGCAGGATTGAATATTCCCACATTTTCCTGGGTGCTCTTGTCATCCGGCAGCTTAATTGCTTTTCCGTCTACGATTGTATGGTGCATTCCTTCCACACCCAGATACAGGTCTTTCCAGTTATCTTTATCGTACAGGTTATTCAGCAGGGTCAACGTTGCCAACAGCTTCGTTTCATCCTTGCCCGCTTTGACCACCCATTGCGGATCAATTCTTCTTTTCGCCGTGTAGAAACCTTCATAGCCTGGAACTTCAAGGATAGGAAGTACAGAGAATTCCCCTTTTACTCCGGTGTTCTTATTCATATCATCCAGATACTGATTGGTTTTCTCCGTCCACTGGAAGTAGTTTCCGACCTTGTCGCCTGAAACCTTGCCGTCCCATTTGGCTTTATCGTTCAATAGAGCTTCCTGGTCAACTAATCCATCCTTATACAGCTTGGCAATGAACTCCAGGGATGCTCTCATATTAGGCGTCACTGCGGAATACGTCAGCTGTCCGTCATAGATATCCCAATCCGGATTACCTTCGAACATCGCTACACCATACATTGCGAACAGATGGTCCATCCAGCGTGCTTCTTGACGGCCGCCGGTCGGCTGCTCATCCTTTTGCCCGTTTCCGTTAGGGTCCTGATCCCGGAATGCTTCAAGCACCTTCACATATTCTTCTTGAGTCTTAGGCATCTGGAGGCCCAGTTTGTCCAGCCAGTCCTGGCGGATCAACCCGGCATATCTGCCGTAATCCACTACCTGCGGGATATAATAGATTTTCCCCTGGCCGGTAGGATCGTTAGCTTTCACGACATTCCATACATCCTCAGGGATATTGTTCCAGACATTAGGCGCATATTTCGGCAGAAGCTCGGTCAGGTCGGCAATAGCACCGTTTTTGGCCAAGCTGTCCTCGTTACCGCCATAAGGCAGGAATAAGTCAGGAACTTCGCCGGAGGCAATTTTCAGGTTCAGCTGATTTAAGTAGTTGGTGCCGCCGCCCCATTCCACATAGGGATTAATTACGCCGACCCCCAGCTTTTCTTTAATGAATTCATACGTCTGGCTGCCTTTTTCAATAGGCTTGAAGCCGACATTGGTACCCCACACCTCAATATCAACATTCTTATAGTCCTGGGCTGCGGTTGAAGACGGATCAGCGGATGAGGCTGGTGCTGAAGATGAGGCAGGTTCTGGAGCCGGTGCTGCAGAATTATTGTTGTTACCACAGCCAGTGATAGCTGTAAGACTCAAAGCACAAACCGCTGTTAATGTGACAAGCTTTTTGCTTAGCATGCCGTAATTCCCCCTATAAAATATAGTTGTATATGTTCTAAGGCTCTATGAGCCGTAAAACCGCCACTTAAGTTAACCTTCGGTTTCTATCACTCTATGATTCCGTATACATCACCTTCGGTAATACCCTGCTCATTAAAGGCATCCACTCTGACATATAGGGACTGGCCTCTAATTAAAGCGCCGATCTCTGCCTTGTTCTGCCCAAAAACCGTATAGCTGTGATACAGCTTATCCGGAGCGAAGCCCCACAGCACATTGTGTCCTACAGCTGTACTCTTCTCCCAGGTAACGGCCAGATCCAGTTCGCTAAGCAGCCTGGTTTGAATTCCCTCCGGCTTGACCGGCAGTTCACCTTCCCCGCGTCCAAATATCCGCAGACCGGAAATACAGGCGTTCTGCCGGAAGGGAAGCTCCTCAACCGTACATCTGATGTAGCGCACCTTCATTCCCGCTTCGTGTACCACAAGGTCATGCGGCAGATTAGATTCTGCTTGCAATTTATCTTCAATTACGAAATAATCCGCTCCGTCAACCGAGCCTTCCAGAAGCCACCGGGTCACATGCTTACGGTCATCAATATACCTTTTCGTCTTATTCACGACTCCGATTTCAAACAGCTCTGCCCCTTCAGGAACAGGATGATTCAATTGATCATCGGCAAAATTAATCTGTACCGCATGCACATCAGTGATACGCTCCAGATCGACCTCAAGCCATTCCCCCGGCTGGTCCGAGGCCGCCTTCCACCAGCTCTGAACATTCTCATCTGTAGCCCTGGAGGCTTCCTTGCCTTTCTCGGAAGAAGATGCCCTGGCCGGCTTGCCGTAAGAGAGCAGCATCCACTCCGGATTGCTCCATGGGTCAAGTGAAGTCTCCGTAATCTTCATAGGCCAGTCCCCGTAGCGCTGATTGCAGAACAGCTCCCCGTCCTGGTCGAAGCCGGCCGGCCATAGCCCCAGCCGTCTTTCAAAGGGATGATTCACGCTGACTCTCATCGTTGAGGTATGCCACCAGTTTCCGGCTTTGTCCTGCAATGTGGATCCGTGGCCCGCGCCCGGGATGAATCCGCCCGGTTTATAGGAATAGGGATTATTCTTGGCCGGAGTGAACGGTCCCAGCGGCTGATCCGATATATACACAGCATCGGAATAGATATTGTATTGCGTGCCCGGACTGGAGTATTGCAGATAATACCGGCCGTTGTATTTATCCATCCATGCCCCCTCGATATACGGCTCATCCGCAACATCACTCTTGTTGTCTGCTGTTCGCATGAAAGTATGATTGTCCCCGCCTCTTTCATATCCGTGCAGCTTAGGCTGGCCAAATATAAGTTCCGCTGGTTGGCCAATCGGCTGCATATCCTCCGGGTTCAGCTCCACACCATAGATAGGAGTGATCTGGGCGCAGCCCCAGTAGAAGTACATGCGGCCGTCATCATCGATGAATAAATTCGGGTCCCAGAAAGGGAATGATCCGGGAATCTCTTCGAATTCACCCTGAACAGGATCTTTAGTTCTGTAGAAGGAGCAATTTTTACTTTTGGAGGAGGCCGAGAAGTAGATGTATTCCCCGGCTCCCCGTACATCCGGAGCATAGTCATGCACCGGTACACCTTTCAGGGGATGGAATGCCCAGTGTACCAGATCATCGCTGGCAAGGAATCCCGCTGTCATTGAAGGGAACAGATAATATTTATCCTTGAACAGAATCAATGACGGGTCCGCCGCTTCTCTGGCTATACTCCGCTTGTGGTAATCAATGAACTGATATTTGTAGTCCATATTGACCGGATTGCAGACATATTTCATCAGAATTCCCTCATTTGTATTTATACATTTTAACTTTCAGCGCTGCGGGCTTGCTCTTGACTGAGATTCTGCTGGCTTCATCACCGTTCAGTACTCTGCTCATACACCACACATCGTTAACAAACATTCCCTCTTCGATGCGGATATAATCCGCCATTGCCTGCTCGCCGCGTTTCGGGAGCCATTCTGCGGTAAACCGCATTCCGGCTATAATGAACTCATCCTCCGCGGTCTGGATTACAAGCCCGCCCGAGACAGGCTGACGCTCTTCCTTGCGCTGGTACGTAATTTGGATATCGTAGCCGGCAAAGGGCAGGATCGTTCCCCGTTCATGATTCTGCAGGAAGCCTCTCATACAACCGGTGCCTCTATACCCGCTGATAGTATGGATCATGCTCCCCAGCAGGCGATAGCTGTCAGCAAGGAAAGGACCGGTGCCATTCAAAGTGAAACCTGATTTGTCTATGTTGAGAGTCAGAAGCAGAGCAGCATCAGCACCGCTGTCTCCATCCGCAGGCTCTTTAAGGAAGTCTTCGATACCAAACGGGGCAAAGCATAATGCGTTATGTTTACCGACCGCATAGAATACATTGGCTGCTGAATCAAGATCTCTGCGCGCCTCAGGAATGAACAGCGGATTCCCGCCTGCTGTATATTCCGCGCATATTCCGGCAAAGTCAGGCAGATAAATGTCCGGGGCGTACAGGGCTATGGAAGGCGCTGCAAGCTTCCAGATCTTCATCATCTTCGCAACCGGCCCGCCGCTGGGATAGGCTCCCGGACGCTTCGGGAACTGCTCCAGCCAGGCATTCACAAACAGCGGCAACGGATATTCCTTGGCACCTGAGCTTGCGATTTGCTCTACCGCACAAGCGTAATGGTAGGCCATGAAGGATTCGTCGGCCTCTTCTCCAAACACCTCGCTCCATGTGCCGGTCCGGGCATAGGCCCCGCTTATCAGTGGCGGAACCTCTCCGGCGAACCCGGCTTCTGCCAGGGCAGAATAGTCCCGGGCGCTTGCCAAAAAACCGATTTCGTTCTCAACCTGCACCATAATAACTGTATTCTGCTCCCCGTCAACATCCTTCAGATGCTTCATCAGGCTTGTGAAAGCCTTTGCATCTGCTGCAACAGCAGCCTCGCATAATGGAGAGATCGTAGTAGAAGGAATATCACCTTTGTAGCAGGCCCGGAAATAGGTCGTATAATCCCGTTTCACCCATTCCGGCACATAGGAGGAAACTCCGTTCTTCCACAGTCCGAACCACAGGAAGACAAGCCGCACCTGCTCCTCCCGGGCTTGTTCAATGATTCCGTCAACCAGGGAGTAATCGAACTGATGCTGCACAGGCTCAAGCTGCTCCCAGTATATCGGGACGATCAGCGTATTTAAATGCAAGCCCCTTAAGGAAGGCCAGACCTGTTCCGCCATATAAGTTAAAGACGAAGCGCTGGAATTATGAATCTCTCCGCCCAGGGCAACGAACGGTTTCCCGTCTACCCAAAGGGTCGTAAGCCCTTGATTATCACGTTCAAGATAAGGTATAGATTGCATACCGGCTTCTCCTCTCTGGCTGCTCAGCCTTTAACCGAGCCAATCATGGCCCCTTTGACGAAATATTTCTGCAGGAACGGATACACAATAATGATTGGTGTAATTGCAAAGATAACCGTTGCCGCCCGCAGCGTTCTCTCGTTATACATGAGGTTAACGGATGAAGCGATACCCGGGACAAGCGCATTCTCATCCGTAATGAACTGGCGGATTTTCATCTGCAGCGGGAAGAGATCCGGATTCTGAATGAAGAGCAGCGGATGCTGGAACTGATTCCATAACACCACCCCGTAGAACAAGGCTAACGTAGCTAACACGGCTTTTGACAAGGGAAGCACGAACTGGAACAGCATCCGGAAATATCCGCTGCCTTCCAGGAAGGCCGCCTCCTCCAGCTCTTTCGGGAACTGCTTGAAGAAGGTTCTCATAATAATCAGGTTAAACGGATTAAGAATATGAGGCACAATTAACACTAACGGATTATTATATAAGCCGATGCCCCGCACCGTCAGAAAGTAAGGAATGATTGGCGCTTTAAAGATCATTGCAATCACAACGCCGATCATCAGTACGGAACCCCAGCGGAACTCAGGCTTTGAGAGCGGGTAAGCAAGTAAGGCTGTCATCAAGAGAGCCAGCACCGTTCCGATCAGCGTTGAGCCAAAGGTCAGAAAGAATGATTTCCACAGGTCCAGACGGTCCACAATATAACCCCAGGAAGCAAAGGTGAACTCCTTCGGCCAAAGCGTTACCAAGTTCAGATCTACAACCCGCTTTGAGCTGAATGAGGTAGCCAGAACAGACAACAGAGGAACCAGTGCAATGACCGCCAAGACCAGTAACGCCGCCGTAATTACCGCTGTAAACAGTTTATCTCCTTTAGATTCGTACATCTTACCACAGCCCTCCATCTGACACTTTATTCGAAATTTTGTTGAAGGTATAAACCAGGGTGAAGCCGATTACGGACTGGAATATCCCTACTGCTGTTGCAAAGCTGTACTGTGCCTGCTGAATACCGGTTCGGAATACATAGGTATCCAGGATATCTCCCACGCTGTACGTCATTGGCGTCAGCAGGTTAAACACCTGATCAAAGCCAAGCTCCATGAAATTACCGATATCCAGTAACAGAAGCACCACCACCGTAGGGAGAAGCAGCGGGAACGTAATATGCCGGATCTGTCTGAAACGGGACGCACCGTCAATCATCGCGGATTCATACAGCTGCGGGTCAATGGCGCTGATGGCTGCCATATAGACAATGGTTCCCCAGCCTGCATCTCTCCAGATAGAGGTCAGCACATAGATCGGACGAAAGAACGCACTGTCCTGCATAGCGAGGATTGGTTCATGGCCAAACCAGCCAAGGATGATATTGAAGAATCCGTTAATCGAGAAAAGATCAAACACGATACCGGAAACGATGACCCAGGACAGAAAATGCGGAATGTAGAGTGCGGTCTGCACGCTTTTCTTGACCACAGATTTACGGATTTCATTAATCATGAGTGCAAATAAGACCGGAATCGGAAAGACCAGTACGATCTTCAGCAGGCCAAGGATAAGCGTGTTCCCGAAGACCCGGATGAAATCAGGGTAGTGGAGCAGGCTCTGAAAATGCTTAAACCCTACCCACGGGCTGTCCAGAAATCCTTTGAATACGGAATAGTCCTTGAAAGCGATTACGGTTCCGAACAATGGAATGTATTTGAATACGATTAGAAATAACATACCGGGAATAGCCATCACGTACAGCGGCCATAAATTTTTCATTGCAGAACTCTTCGCTAAACTTTTGTTTTTTTGAACTTTCGTTCGATGTAAATTAACGCTCCCCACATCGTTTCCCTCCAGCTTTATGAATGTATTTGTATTTGATAAGCTCACTATACGGGAGCCCGGAAGACAGCTCAAAGGGGCATTTTTAAGTAAATACAAGGTCATTTTATAGTTTGTATAAAACGCTTTCATCGGAAAATTTTTATATAAACATGAATAATAATCCTTGTTATAGGAATTAAACTTAATAAGAGCCATTCTGGACAGAATGATCCTCTGTTCAGGGATGGCTCATACTTCTTTCTACTAATTTATTAACTTAAAATCCGGACTGGGCCAAGAAGCCCGCTTGGGTCCTGCTGGGCAAATGCCGATAAGAAATCCCTCTCTCTCTTCACGAGCGTATTCGTAACTTCAACCACCAGCCTGTTGGTCCCTTGCTTCAGAAGGCCTGGCTCGATCTCCATGCGGTAAGGCGGACAAATGCGCACACCGGCCCGGCTTCCGTTAATCCATACCTCTGCTGTTTCATGAACACCGCCCAGGTCTATGACAGCCGGTGAAGCAGCCTTATTCCAAGCAAATTCCGTCTCATAGCGGAAGGTGCCGGAGAACCGGGGCAGATAATCCGGCCTGCTCATATTGTGCAGTGACGTCAGCTGCCCCCATTCCGTGAACCTCGGGTATTGCTTGGCTTCAGCAATAGAGACGTTCCACTCCCCTCCGAGCACAAGCTCTGATTCCGCTTGGCCTATGGCCGGAACGGCCTTGCCTGCAATGCCCGGCCCATGGAGAATAAGAACGGACTCATAGGGACTAAGCACAAGCTCTACTTCCAGTCCGTCAGCCCCATTGCGAGTACTTAAAAGCGTCAACCGGTTCAAGAAGGCGTCATAGGCATATAATTCCCCTTGAACAGGCAGAGCGATTGCCGTGCAGATCGTCTGGTACGGATGCTCATTAAAGAACATAAAGACATCCAGCTCATCATGGACATAGTGGTAGTTCCGCAGATACGGCTCATACTGGCCGGCTTTAACATCATAGTATCCATCAGACAGCAGCGCCTCCGCCAGATCTCCCAGCGCAACAACCTGCACAGACTGGTTATCAGCAAGCCGTGACAGTTCGGCTGTATCCTCCACGCCTTCACTTGCCCGGGCTGGCAGGCCGTCCACAAAGCGGATCTCCAGCCCTTGACCGGCAAACTCAGCCAAACGCCGGAGCATGGCTGCCGGAAGTGCTTCTGCATAAGGCACAATTAAGCAGCTGTAGTCCTCGTTCGTCACATGCAGCTTGCCGTTTATTACGCTAGCCATATCGAGCAGAGCATCAACGGGAAGCACGTCGCAGTCAATCTGATGCTGCATCAGCTGCTTCACAGGCTTATGGAAGTACATCGCGGCACCCGACCACTCTGCCTCGGCGTGATACAGGACGGCCGCGGTCGCCACATGTCTGCCGCCGCTAATCAGGTGACTGATCCGGTTCATGTACTGATTTAACCCTTTGTAGTACCGGAATTGCGGATTCTCACCGCTGGCATACATATGCGGCGGGCAGTCCGGATCCGGAAATTTCTTCTGCGAGAAGGCATGCGGCACGAAATAATTCACTCCGCGTACGAGCATATGATCCGTGAGCCATTTCATCAGCTTCAAGCCTTCAGCCCAGCCATAAGCACCGTATACCTCACACATTGTCCGGCCTTGCTTCTTGGGATCAATATGCCCCAGGGACACCCCCAGCTTAGCCAGCCCATAGTGGAAAAATTCGCTGTCTGTTTCCCTCGGCACCATGCGGAATGGAAGCTCATCGAACCCGGGTACAATCTGCCACAGCACTACATCAATACCTGACATGTCTTGCCCCCACAATGAACGGTAGAAATGCCCGGCACCTGAGCCGAGTCTGGCATGCACGTTGTTGTCTTCGAGCACATGCCCGATGTATTCTACCCCGCGCGCCCGGCACCAGTCTCCGATTTGGCTGCAGAAATGCTCTGCATACAGTTTGCTGACAATATTCATATAGGTGTATCTTATATGGTCTGCCCGTTCCCCCGCTTCATACCACAGGAGATACAGCTCTTTACGGTAGTCTTCGCCAAGCGCCTGTTCAAGCAGAGCCG encodes:
- a CDS encoding glycosylhydrolase-like jelly roll fold domain-containing protein, which codes for MNIRLQEILEGTEANYLLPFLWQQGEEEHVIRQEIARVNEAGIGAVCIEARPHPDFLGPKWWKDMDIILDEARSRGMKVWILDDDHFPTGHAAGKVTEAPEELQRLFLGERYIDTIGPAEGTSLLLDTLLMSGMRPTYSTTDYATGMNKLVSVIAVRRDPHDGTLLSESIDITDHAEDGILYWDIPEGYWRIFIVSENRSGGSKSQEDYLNPLDRDSVRILLDTVYEAFYERYKDEFGKTIAGFFSDEPGFYNDTATFDFESKPGKKGVVLPWSREMPALLEQALGEDYRKELYLLWYEAGERADHIRYTYMNIVSKLYAEHFCSQIGDWCRARGVEYIGHVLEDNNVHARLGSGAGHFYRSLWGQDMSGIDVVLWQIVPGFDELPFRMVPRETDSEFFHYGLAKLGVSLGHIDPKKQGRTMCEVYGAYGWAEGLKLMKWLTDHMLVRGVNYFVPHAFSQKKFPDPDCPPHMYASGENPQFRYYKGLNQYMNRISHLISGGRHVATAAVLYHAEAEWSGAAMYFHKPVKQLMQHQIDCDVLPVDALLDMASVINGKLHVTNEDYSCLIVPYAEALPAAMLRRLAEFAGQGLEIRFVDGLPARASEGVEDTAELSRLADNQSVQVVALGDLAEALLSDGYYDVKAGQYEPYLRNYHYVHDELDVFMFFNEHPYQTICTAIALPVQGELYAYDAFLNRLTLLSTRNGADGLEVELVLSPYESVLILHGPGIAGKAVPAIGQAESELVLGGEWNVSIAEAKQYPRFTEWGQLTSLHNMSRPDYLPRFSGTFRYETEFAWNKAASPAVIDLGGVHETAEVWINGSRAGVRICPPYRMEIEPGLLKQGTNRLVVEVTNTLVKRERDFLSAFAQQDPSGLLGPVRILS